One Marinibacterium anthonyi genomic region harbors:
- the potH_8 gene encoding Putrescine transport system permease protein PotH — translation MTVAGDSRSDRSSGGRGAFAFLADRGLRLVLPAAIFLVLAFALPILGIVGRSLFDPDLTLKNYAEVLRAPSTVKVFLNTFRIALEVTVVTAVLGYLLAYGMARARGRWAAVMLGAVMLPLWTSDLVRTFSWTIILGRRGPLNTLLMDIGLIDRPLSLLFNETAVVIGTTHILMPMMVLPLYAAMRAVDRRLVLAALSLGASPFAAFRDVFVPLTLPGFIAGALLTYVLAVGMYVTPAALGSPETTMIAQVIETQGRRQLDWGTATALSTLLLLAVAVSLAVAQRVGRVSRTMMGQS, via the coding sequence ATGACCGTGGCGGGCGACAGCAGATCCGACAGATCATCCGGCGGGCGGGGGGCGTTCGCGTTCCTTGCCGACCGGGGCCTTCGGCTGGTGCTGCCGGCCGCCATCTTCCTTGTGCTGGCCTTCGCCCTGCCGATCCTGGGCATCGTGGGGCGCAGCCTGTTCGACCCGGATCTGACGCTGAAGAACTACGCCGAGGTGCTGCGCGCGCCATCGACGGTCAAGGTCTTCCTGAACACCTTTCGCATCGCGCTGGAGGTGACGGTGGTCACCGCCGTGCTGGGCTACCTGCTGGCCTATGGCATGGCCCGCGCCCGGGGGCGGTGGGCGGCGGTGATGCTGGGGGCGGTGATGCTGCCGCTTTGGACAAGCGACCTGGTGCGCACGTTTTCCTGGACGATCATCCTGGGCCGTCGCGGCCCGCTGAACACGTTGCTGATGGACATCGGCCTGATCGACCGCCCGCTGAGCCTTTTGTTCAACGAGACCGCCGTGGTGATCGGCACGACCCATATCCTGATGCCGATGATGGTGCTGCCGCTTTACGCCGCCATGCGGGCGGTGGACCGGCGGCTGGTGCTGGCCGCGCTCAGCCTTGGCGCGTCGCCCTTCGCGGCCTTCCGCGATGTGTTTGTTCCGCTGACCCTGCCGGGCTTCATCGCCGGTGCGCTGCTGACCTATGTGCTGGCCGTCGGCATGTACGTGACGCCCGCCGCACTGGGCAGCCCGGAAACCACGATGATCGCCCAGGTGATCGAAACGCAAGGCAGACGCCAGCTGGACTGGGGCACCGCGACGGCGCTGTCGACGCTGCTTTTGCTGGCCGTGGCGGTGTCGCTGGCCGTGGCGCAACGGGTGGGCCGGGTATCGCGCACGATGATGGGGCAGTCATGA
- the potD_5 gene encoding Spermidine/putrescine-binding periplasmic protein precursor — protein MKNRLDDYRRLADDLDRRKLGRRAFLKRAAALGISPMVAEATIRVVGMSVPGLDWGAAQAQENGRLVVASWGGEFGDAQRVAHFQPFMQETGIDVVLASQSPELALLEAQVTSGNVEWDLANNSLVGAATVASKGLLQPIDYASMDQSIVNGVDPFVRSEFACGIYYWSTCLGWSTLDFPASGPQPKTWGDFWDTTKFTGPRGLFSMDFEPPPLEIPLLATGVAPADIYPMNIDQAFGVLTDFRDEIQTWLGWTADGMQLMMQGELSLATIGNGNYASAVKDGLPVGMSFDQGMLYYDAWVIPKGAPNAALANRFIEFTMRPEVQAHFSSLYAVGAVTPAANDLLTPQQRAVSLSNPDLKSRMFEVNVGWWGDLDTATGKTNLEKVYDRWAEWIL, from the coding sequence ATGAAAAACAGACTGGATGACTACAGGCGCCTTGCCGACGACCTTGACAGGCGCAAGCTGGGACGGCGCGCCTTTCTGAAACGCGCCGCGGCGCTTGGCATTTCGCCCATGGTGGCCGAGGCGACGATCCGCGTCGTGGGAATGAGCGTGCCTGGCCTGGACTGGGGCGCGGCGCAGGCGCAGGAAAACGGCCGGCTGGTCGTCGCGTCCTGGGGCGGGGAATTCGGCGACGCGCAGCGCGTGGCGCATTTCCAGCCGTTCATGCAAGAAACCGGCATCGATGTCGTCCTGGCTTCGCAATCGCCGGAACTGGCGCTGCTCGAGGCGCAGGTGACCTCCGGCAATGTCGAATGGGACCTGGCCAACAACTCGCTGGTCGGGGCCGCGACGGTGGCCAGCAAGGGGCTTCTGCAACCGATCGACTATGCGTCGATGGACCAGTCCATCGTGAACGGGGTCGATCCCTTCGTGCGCAGCGAATTCGCCTGCGGCATCTATTACTGGTCGACCTGCCTGGGCTGGTCCACGCTGGATTTCCCCGCAAGCGGCCCGCAGCCCAAGACCTGGGGCGATTTCTGGGACACGACCAAGTTCACCGGCCCGCGCGGCCTGTTCTCGATGGATTTCGAACCGCCCCCGCTGGAAATCCCGCTGCTGGCGACCGGCGTCGCGCCGGCGGACATCTACCCGATGAACATCGACCAGGCCTTTGGCGTGCTGACCGACTTCCGGGACGAGATCCAGACATGGCTGGGCTGGACCGCCGACGGCATGCAGCTGATGATGCAGGGCGAACTGTCGCTGGCCACCATCGGCAACGGCAATTACGCCAGCGCCGTCAAGGACGGCCTGCCGGTGGGCATGAGCTTTGACCAGGGCATGCTGTACTACGACGCCTGGGTGATCCCCAAGGGCGCGCCGAATGCCGCGCTGGCCAACAGGTTCATCGAATTCACCATGCGCCCCGAGGTGCAGGCTCATTTCAGCTCGCTCTATGCGGTCGGCGCGGTGACGCCTGCGGCCAATGACCTGCTGACGCCCCAACAGCGCGCCGTGTCGCTGTCGAACCCCGACCTCAAGTCCCGGATGTTCGAGGTCAACGTCGGCTGGTGGGGCGACCTGGACACGGCGACGGGCAAGACCAACCTGGAAAAGGTCTATGACCGCTGGGCCGAATGGATCCTGTAG
- the kdgR_4 gene encoding Transcriptional regulator KdgR has protein sequence MILQVWDAMAVVEQVAAVLKQLAQSEDGMGVMELSQAINLPRSTMSRVLSQMRSYGLIERDPATQRHRPGLVIAEAARRCGAGQLLADRAEQAMAVFSREVGHTTGLVQRNGDEVLEIRACVGSAPLRVVLPPGDSLPLFSAGTGRALMAWESDALIRDLWTPQAAGHFEEPPQSLDELMERIRRIRETGWEASITTSGDGISGVAVAFEGVETGERLCVYTVFSRLHVDEAERARIAEVLRRAVARVGRVLGPAIDVTPGAGGAGG, from the coding sequence ATGATATTGCAGGTGTGGGACGCGATGGCAGTCGTTGAACAGGTCGCGGCGGTGCTGAAGCAGTTGGCGCAAAGCGAAGACGGCATGGGCGTGATGGAGCTGTCGCAGGCCATCAACCTGCCGCGGTCGACCATGTCGCGGGTGCTGTCGCAGATGCGGTCCTACGGGCTGATCGAACGCGATCCGGCAACCCAGCGTCATCGCCCCGGGCTGGTGATCGCCGAGGCCGCGCGGCGCTGCGGGGCGGGGCAATTGCTGGCCGACCGGGCCGAACAGGCGATGGCCGTCTTTTCGCGCGAGGTCGGGCATACGACCGGGCTGGTGCAGCGCAACGGCGACGAGGTTCTGGAAATCCGCGCCTGCGTCGGGTCGGCGCCGCTGCGCGTCGTGCTGCCGCCGGGCGACAGCCTGCCACTGTTCAGCGCGGGGACCGGGCGGGCGCTGATGGCCTGGGAAAGCGATGCGCTGATCCGCGATCTGTGGACGCCGCAGGCCGCCGGCCACTTCGAAGAGCCGCCGCAAAGCCTCGACGAGCTGATGGAACGGATCAGACGGATCCGCGAGACAGGGTGGGAGGCGTCGATCACGACCTCCGGCGACGGGATCAGCGGCGTGGCCGTGGCCTTCGAGGGCGTCGAGACCGGCGAGCGTCTGTGTGTCTACACCGTCTTCTCGCGGTTGCACGTGGACGAGGCGGAGCGCGCGCGGATCGCCGAGGTGCTGCGCCGGGCCGTGGCCAGGGTGGGCCGCGTTCTGGGCCCGGCCATTGATGTGACACCCGGGGCAGGCGGCGCCGGGGGATAG